From the genome of Capricornis sumatraensis isolate serow.1 chromosome 17, serow.2, whole genome shotgun sequence, one region includes:
- the LOC138093663 gene encoding tubulin alpha-3 chain: protein MPSDKTIGGGDDSFNTFFSETGAGKHVPRAVFVDLEPTVVDEVRTGTYRQLFHPEQLITGKEDAANNYARGHYTIGKEIVDLVLDRIRKLADLCTGLQGFLIFHSFGGGTGSGFASLLMERLSVDYGKKSKLEFAIYPAPQVSTAVVEPYNSILTTHTTLEHSDCAFMVDNEAIYDICRRNLDIERPTYTNLNRLIGQIVSSITASLRFDGALNVDLTEFQTNLVPYPRIHFPLATYAPVISAEKAYHEQLSVAEITNACFEPANQMVKCDPRHGKYMACCMLYRGDVVPKDVNAAIATIKTKRTIQFVDWCPTGFKVGINYQPPTVVPGGDLAKVQRAVCMLSNTTAIAEAWARLDHKFDLMYAKRAFVHWYVGEGMEEGEFSEAREDLAALEKDYEEVGVDSVEAEAEEGEEY, encoded by the exons ATGCCCAGCGACAAGACCATCGGCGGCGGCGATGACTCCTTCAACACGTTCTTCAGCGAGACCGGGGCCGGCAAGCACGTGCCCAGGGCCGTGTTCGTGGACCTGGAGCCCACGGTGGTCG ACGAGGTGCGCACGGGGACCTACAGGCAGCTCTTCCACCCGGAGCAGCTGATCACCGGGAAGGAAGACGCGGCCAACAACTACGCCCGTGGCCACTACACCATCGGCAAGGAGATCGTCGACCTGGTCCTGGACCGCATCCGCAAACTG GCGGACCTGTGCACGGGGCTGCAGGGCTTCCTCATCTTCCACAGCTTCGGGGGCGGCACCGGCTCGGGCTTCGCGTCGCTGCTCATGGAGCGGCTCTCGGTGGACTACGGCAAGAAGTCCAAGCTGGAGTTCGCCATCTACCCGGCGCCCCAGGTCTCCACGGCCGTGGTGGAGCCCTACAACTCCATCCTGACCACGCACACGACCCTGGAGCACTCGGACTGCGCCTTCATGGTGGACAACGAGGCCATCTACGACATCTGCCGGCGCAACCTGGACATCGAGCGGCCCACGTACACCAACCTCAACCGGCTCATCGGGCAGATCGTGTCCTCCATCACGGCCTCCCTGCGCTTCGACGGCGCCCTCAACGTGGACCTGACCGAGTTCCAGACCAACCTGGTACCCTACCCCCGCATCCACTTCCCCCTGGCCACGTACGCCCCGGTCATCTCGGCCGAGAAGGCCTACCACGAGCAGCTGTCCGTGGCCGAGATCACCAACGCCTGCTTCGAGCCGGCCAACCAGATGGTCAAGTGTGACCCTCGCCACGGCAAGTACATGGCCTGTTGCATGCTGTACCGGGGGGACGTGGTCCCCAAAGACGTCAACGCGGCCATCGCCACCATCAAGACCAAGCGCACCATCCAGTTCGTGGACTGGTGCCCGACCGGGTTCAAG GTGGGCATCAACTACCAGCCCCCCACGGTGGTCCCGGGGGGAGACCTGGCCAAGGTGCAGCGGGCCGTGTGCATGCTGAGCAACACCACGGCCATCGCCGAGGCCTGGGCCCGCCTGGACCACAAGTTCGACCTCATGTACGCCAAGCGCGCCTTCGTGCACTGGTACGTGGGGGAGGGCATGGAGGAGGGCGAGTTCTCGGAGGCCCGGGAAGACCTGGCGGCACTGGAGAAGGATTACGAGGAGGTGGGCGTGGACTCGGTGGAGGCGGAGGCCGAGGAAGGGGAGGAGTACTGA
- the LOC138094113 gene encoding mitotic-spindle organizing protein 2 isoform X1, giving the protein MAAAGAGPGPGPGAPPGLEAALQKLALRRKKVLSAEEMELFELAQAAGGAMDPDVFKILLDLLKLNVAPLAVFQMLKSMCAGQRAASDSQDPAAAPLPTPSVPETREASFLSAWSCSPPARPSFSCAPQPAASPVLLHGPAAAHSPLSPGPPGSLRFSCCLFSPFAGRNKGGGALGGGPALAERGGRDGPSQRMPRPPSASRLPKGGGPGRSPPRSGS; this is encoded by the exons ATGGCGGCCGCGGGCGCGGGGCCGGGCCCCGGGCCGGGGGCGCCCCCGGGGCTGGAGGCGGCCCTGCAGAAGCTGGCGCTGCGGCGGAAGAAGGTCCTGAGCGCCGAGGAGATGGAGCTGTTCGAGCTGGCGCAGGCTGCGGGCGGCGCCATGGACCCCGACGTGTTCAA GATCCTGCTGGACCTGCTGAAGCTGAACGTGGCGCCCCTCGCCGTCTTTCAGATGCTCAAGTCCATGTGCGCCGGGCAGAGGGCGGCGAGCGACTCCCAGGACCCCGCGGCCGCGCCCCTGCCCACGCCCAGCGTGCCTGAGACCCGAG AGGCCtcctttctctctgcctggagCTGTAGCCCCCCTGCGAGGCCCTCCTTTTCCTGCGCCCCGCAGCCTGCGGCCTCTCCGGTTCTGCTCCACGGCCCAGCTGCCGCGCACTCGCCTCTCTCTCCAGGGCCCCCCGGTTCCCTCCGGTTCTCTTGCTGCCTGTTCTCTCCTTTTGCAG GGAGAAACAAAGGCGGCGGAGCCCTCGGCGGAGGCCCGGCGCTGGCAGAACGCGGCGGCCGGGACGGACCCAGCCAGAGGATGCCCCGCCCGCCCAGCGCCTCCAGGCTGCCCAAGGGGGGCGGGCCGGGGAGGAGCCCCCCGAGGAGCGGCAGCTGA
- the LOC138094113 gene encoding mitotic-spindle organizing protein 2 isoform X2 translates to MAAAGAGPGPGPGAPPGLEAALQKLALRRKKVLSAEEMELFELAQAAGGAMDPDVFKILLDLLKLNVAPLAVFQMLKSMCAGQRAASDSQDPAAAPLPTPSVPETRGRNKGGGALGGGPALAERGGRDGPSQRMPRPPSASRLPKGGGPGRSPPRSGS, encoded by the exons ATGGCGGCCGCGGGCGCGGGGCCGGGCCCCGGGCCGGGGGCGCCCCCGGGGCTGGAGGCGGCCCTGCAGAAGCTGGCGCTGCGGCGGAAGAAGGTCCTGAGCGCCGAGGAGATGGAGCTGTTCGAGCTGGCGCAGGCTGCGGGCGGCGCCATGGACCCCGACGTGTTCAA GATCCTGCTGGACCTGCTGAAGCTGAACGTGGCGCCCCTCGCCGTCTTTCAGATGCTCAAGTCCATGTGCGCCGGGCAGAGGGCGGCGAGCGACTCCCAGGACCCCGCGGCCGCGCCCCTGCCCACGCCCAGCGTGCCTGAGACCCGAG GGAGAAACAAAGGCGGCGGAGCCCTCGGCGGAGGCCCGGCGCTGGCAGAACGCGGCGGCCGGGACGGACCCAGCCAGAGGATGCCCCGCCCGCCCAGCGCCTCCAGGCTGCCCAAGGGGGGCGGGCCGGGGAGGAGCCCCCCGAGGAGCGGCAGCTGA
- the SMPD4 gene encoding sphingomyelin phosphodiesterase 4 isoform X2 → MTTFRRLVAEWWPPSLKLRVPRWPPKTAAPDPARQAAMAFPHLQQPSFLLASLKADSINKPFAQRCQDLVKVIEDFPAKELQSVFPWLVESIFGSLDGVLPGWSLRWLQGRVSPVEHSVALEFLDPGGPMMKLVYKLQAEDYKFDFPVSYLPASIQERVLPDSPLYHNKVQLPPTGGLGLYLALSPFEYYVFFFAWSLIAQKPPPGALHVRTSDCAYFILVDRYLAWFLPTEGSVLPPLSSPGGPSPSPAPRTPAMPFASYGLHHTSLLKRHVSHQTSVNADPASHEIWRSETLLQVFVEMWLHHYSLEMYQQMQAPHAKLEVLHYRLSICTALHSPAHPSLQALHAHQEAFMPTEEHVLVVRLLLKHLHAFSNSLRPEQASPSAHSHAASPLEEFKRAAIPRLVQQKLYLFLQHCFGHWPLDASFRAVLEMWLSYLQPWRYAPERQAPGSGCQARGVSERWAPFVQENLLAYTKLFLGFLNRALRTDLVSPKNALMVFRVAKVFAQPNLAEMIQRGEQLFLEPELGVPQRQHRLFAAPSFAGGFLSSWPPAVTDASFKVKSHVYSLEGQDCKYTPMFGPEVRALVLRLAQLITQAKQTAKSLSDQSGEGAAGRPFLSWLGFYPADSNGSYAGNDLDEMGQDSVRKTDEYLEKALEYLCQAFRLSEAQLAQLTLALGTTQDENGKKQLPDCIVGEDGLILTPLGRYQIVSGLRRFDVEYQGDWELQPIRSYEIASLVRALFQLSSAINRRFAGQMAALCSRADFLGSFCRYHLLEPGLSGRRLLSPVGRGHAASRTRGPRLSLRFLGSYRTLLSLLLAFSVASLFCVGPLLCALLLVLGYILYAVAMTLLTERGKLHQL, encoded by the exons ATGACGACATTTCGGCGCCTAGTCGCCGAATGGTGGCCTCCGTCCCTGAAGCTGCGGGTTCCTCGG TGGCCCCCTAAGACGGCCGCTCCGGACCCTGCGAGGCAGGCTGCCATGGCATTCCCCCACCTGCAGCAGCCCAGCTTCCTGTTG GCCAGCCTGAAAGCCGACTCTATAAACAAGCCCTTTGCGCAGCGCTGCCAAGACTTGGTTAAAGTCATCGAGGACTTTCCAGCAAAG GAGCTGCAGAGCGTCTTCCCGTGGCTGGTCGAGAGCATCTTCGGCAGCCTGGATGGCGTCCTGCCCGGGTGGAGCCTGCGCTGGCTGCAGGGCCGTGTGAGCCCCGTGGAGCACAGTGTGGCCTTGGAGTTCCTGGACCCTGG AGGCCCAATGATGAAACTGGTGTATAAGCTTCAGGCCGAAGACTATAAGTTTGATTTTCCTGTCTCCTACCTGCCC GCGTCCATCCAGGAGCGTGTGCTTCCCGACAGCCCCCTGTACCACAACAAGGTGCAGCTGCCCCCCACCGGGGGCCTCGGCCTGTACCTGGCCCTCA GCCCCTTCGAGTACTACGTGTTCTTCTTTGCTTGGAGCCTAATCGCTCAGAAG CCGCCCCCCGGGGCCCTCCATGTCCGCACCTCCGACTGCGCCTACTTCATCCTGGTGGATAGGTACCTGGCGTGGTTCCTGCCCACGGAAGGCAGCGTGCTGCCCCCGCTCTCCAGCCCGGGGGGGCCCAGCCCCTCGCCGGCTCCCAG GACGCCGGCCATGCCCTTCGCATCCTACGGCTTGCACCACACCAGCCTCCTGAAGCGGCACGTCTCCCACCAGACGTCGGTGAATGCGGACCCCGCCTCCCACGAGATCTGGCGGTCGGAGACGCTGCTCCAG GTGTTTGTGGAAATGTGGCTCCATCACTACTCTCTGGAGATGTACCAGCAGATGCAGGCCCCTCACGCCAAG CTGGAGGTCCTGCACTACCGGCTCAGCATCTGCACCGCCCTCCACAGCCCCGCCCACCCCAGCCTCCAGGCTCTCCACGCCCACCAA GAGGCCTTCATGCCCACGGAGGAGCACGTGCTGGTCGTGCGGCTGCTGCTGAAGCACCTGCATGCCTTCTCCAACAGCCTGCGGCCTGAGCAGGCCTCGCCTTCCGCCCACTCCCACGCTGCCAGCCCCCTGGAGGAGTTCAAGAG GGCCGCCATCCCAAGGCTCGTCCAGCAGAAGCTGTACCTGTTCCTGCAGCACTGCTTTGGCCACTGGCCCCTGGACGCGTCCTTCAGAGCC GTGCTGGAGATGTGGCTGAGCTACCTGCAGCCCTGGAGATATGCGCCCGAGAGGCAGGCCCCGGGCAGCGGCTGCCAGGCCCGCGGCGTGTCGGAGAGATG GGCGCCCTTCGTGCAGGAGAACCTGCTTGCCTACACCAAGCTCTTCCTGGGCTTCCTGAACCGCGCGCTGCGCACAGACCTCGTCAGCCCCAAGAACGCGCTCATGGTGTTCCGCGTGGCCAAGGTCTTCGCGCAGCCCAACCTGGCCGAGATGATCCAACGGG gcgagCAGCTGTTCTTGGAGCCCGAGCTCGGCGTCCCGCAGCGGCAGCACCGGCTCTTCGCAGCGCCCTCCTTCGCCGGCGGCTTCCTTTCGTCATGGCCGCCGGCCGTCACCGACGCCTCCTTCAAGGTGAAGAGCCACGTGTACAGCCTGGAGGGCCAGGACTGCAAGTACACGCCGATGTTCGGACCCGAGGTGCGGGCGCTG GTCCTGCGTCTGGCGCAGCTCATCACACAGGCCAAGCAGACGGCCAAGTCCCTCTCAGACCAGAGCGGGGAGGGCGCGGCCGGCCGCCCCTTCCTGTCCTGGCTGGGCTTCTATCCCGCGGACAGCAACGGCTCCTACGCGGGCAACGACCTGGACGAGATGGGGCAGGACAGCGTCCGCAAGACGGACGAGTACCTGGAGAAGGCGCTGGAGTACCTGTGCCAAGCCTTCCGG CTTAGCGAGGCCCAGCTCGCCCAGCTGACGCTTGCCCTGGGGACGACGCAGGACGAGAACGGGAAGAAGCAGCTCCCGGACTGCATCGTGGGCGAGGACGGGCTCATCCTCACGCCCCTGGGCCGCTACCAG ATCGTCAGCGGGCTGCGGCGCTTCGACGTCGAGTACCAGGGTGACTGGGAGCTGCAGCCCATCCGGAGCTACGAGATCGCCAGCCTGGTCCGCGCGCTCTTCCAGCTGTCGTCCGCCATCAACCGCAGG TTCGCAGGCCAGATGGCGGCGCTGTGCTCGCGGGCTGACTTCCTGGGCAGCTTTTGCCGCTACCATCTCTTGGAGCCGGGGCTGTCAGGCCGGCGCCTGCTGAGCCCGGTGGGGCGGGGCCACGCTGCCAGCCGCACGCGGGGCCCGCGGCTCAGCCTGCGCTTCCTGGGCAGCTACCGGACGCTGCTGTCGCTGCTGCTGGCCTTCTCGGTGGCCTCCCTGTTCTGCGTGGGGCCTCTGCTCTGCGCCCTGCTCCTCGTGCTGGGCTACATCTTGTACGCTGTGGCCATGACGCTGCTGACCGAGCGTGGCAAGCTGCACCAGCTCTGA
- the SMPD4 gene encoding sphingomyelin phosphodiesterase 4 isoform X1, whose amino-acid sequence MTTFRRLVAEWWPPSLKLRVPRWPPKTAAPDPARQAAMAFPHLQQPSFLLASLKADSINKPFAQRCQDLVKVIEDFPAKELQSVFPWLVESIFGSLDGVLPGWSLRWLQGRVSPVEHSVALEFLDPGGPMMKLVYKLQAEDYKFDFPVSYLPGPVKASIQERVLPDSPLYHNKVQLPPTGGLGLYLALSPFEYYVFFFAWSLIAQKPPPGALHVRTSDCAYFILVDRYLAWFLPTEGSVLPPLSSPGGPSPSPAPRTPAMPFASYGLHHTSLLKRHVSHQTSVNADPASHEIWRSETLLQVFVEMWLHHYSLEMYQQMQAPHAKLEVLHYRLSICTALHSPAHPSLQALHAHQEAFMPTEEHVLVVRLLLKHLHAFSNSLRPEQASPSAHSHAASPLEEFKRAAIPRLVQQKLYLFLQHCFGHWPLDASFRAVLEMWLSYLQPWRYAPERQAPGSGCQARGVSERWAPFVQENLLAYTKLFLGFLNRALRTDLVSPKNALMVFRVAKVFAQPNLAEMIQRGEQLFLEPELGVPQRQHRLFAAPSFAGGFLSSWPPAVTDASFKVKSHVYSLEGQDCKYTPMFGPEVRALVLRLAQLITQAKQTAKSLSDQSGEGAAGRPFLSWLGFYPADSNGSYAGNDLDEMGQDSVRKTDEYLEKALEYLCQAFRLSEAQLAQLTLALGTTQDENGKKQLPDCIVGEDGLILTPLGRYQIVSGLRRFDVEYQGDWELQPIRSYEIASLVRALFQLSSAINRRFAGQMAALCSRADFLGSFCRYHLLEPGLSGRRLLSPVGRGHAASRTRGPRLSLRFLGSYRTLLSLLLAFSVASLFCVGPLLCALLLVLGYILYAVAMTLLTERGKLHQL is encoded by the exons ATGACGACATTTCGGCGCCTAGTCGCCGAATGGTGGCCTCCGTCCCTGAAGCTGCGGGTTCCTCGG TGGCCCCCTAAGACGGCCGCTCCGGACCCTGCGAGGCAGGCTGCCATGGCATTCCCCCACCTGCAGCAGCCCAGCTTCCTGTTG GCCAGCCTGAAAGCCGACTCTATAAACAAGCCCTTTGCGCAGCGCTGCCAAGACTTGGTTAAAGTCATCGAGGACTTTCCAGCAAAG GAGCTGCAGAGCGTCTTCCCGTGGCTGGTCGAGAGCATCTTCGGCAGCCTGGATGGCGTCCTGCCCGGGTGGAGCCTGCGCTGGCTGCAGGGCCGTGTGAGCCCCGTGGAGCACAGTGTGGCCTTGGAGTTCCTGGACCCTGG AGGCCCAATGATGAAACTGGTGTATAAGCTTCAGGCCGAAGACTATAAGTTTGATTTTCCTGTCTCCTACCTGCCC GGGCCTGTGAAGGCGTCCATCCAGGAGCGTGTGCTTCCCGACAGCCCCCTGTACCACAACAAGGTGCAGCTGCCCCCCACCGGGGGCCTCGGCCTGTACCTGGCCCTCA GCCCCTTCGAGTACTACGTGTTCTTCTTTGCTTGGAGCCTAATCGCTCAGAAG CCGCCCCCCGGGGCCCTCCATGTCCGCACCTCCGACTGCGCCTACTTCATCCTGGTGGATAGGTACCTGGCGTGGTTCCTGCCCACGGAAGGCAGCGTGCTGCCCCCGCTCTCCAGCCCGGGGGGGCCCAGCCCCTCGCCGGCTCCCAG GACGCCGGCCATGCCCTTCGCATCCTACGGCTTGCACCACACCAGCCTCCTGAAGCGGCACGTCTCCCACCAGACGTCGGTGAATGCGGACCCCGCCTCCCACGAGATCTGGCGGTCGGAGACGCTGCTCCAG GTGTTTGTGGAAATGTGGCTCCATCACTACTCTCTGGAGATGTACCAGCAGATGCAGGCCCCTCACGCCAAG CTGGAGGTCCTGCACTACCGGCTCAGCATCTGCACCGCCCTCCACAGCCCCGCCCACCCCAGCCTCCAGGCTCTCCACGCCCACCAA GAGGCCTTCATGCCCACGGAGGAGCACGTGCTGGTCGTGCGGCTGCTGCTGAAGCACCTGCATGCCTTCTCCAACAGCCTGCGGCCTGAGCAGGCCTCGCCTTCCGCCCACTCCCACGCTGCCAGCCCCCTGGAGGAGTTCAAGAG GGCCGCCATCCCAAGGCTCGTCCAGCAGAAGCTGTACCTGTTCCTGCAGCACTGCTTTGGCCACTGGCCCCTGGACGCGTCCTTCAGAGCC GTGCTGGAGATGTGGCTGAGCTACCTGCAGCCCTGGAGATATGCGCCCGAGAGGCAGGCCCCGGGCAGCGGCTGCCAGGCCCGCGGCGTGTCGGAGAGATG GGCGCCCTTCGTGCAGGAGAACCTGCTTGCCTACACCAAGCTCTTCCTGGGCTTCCTGAACCGCGCGCTGCGCACAGACCTCGTCAGCCCCAAGAACGCGCTCATGGTGTTCCGCGTGGCCAAGGTCTTCGCGCAGCCCAACCTGGCCGAGATGATCCAACGGG gcgagCAGCTGTTCTTGGAGCCCGAGCTCGGCGTCCCGCAGCGGCAGCACCGGCTCTTCGCAGCGCCCTCCTTCGCCGGCGGCTTCCTTTCGTCATGGCCGCCGGCCGTCACCGACGCCTCCTTCAAGGTGAAGAGCCACGTGTACAGCCTGGAGGGCCAGGACTGCAAGTACACGCCGATGTTCGGACCCGAGGTGCGGGCGCTG GTCCTGCGTCTGGCGCAGCTCATCACACAGGCCAAGCAGACGGCCAAGTCCCTCTCAGACCAGAGCGGGGAGGGCGCGGCCGGCCGCCCCTTCCTGTCCTGGCTGGGCTTCTATCCCGCGGACAGCAACGGCTCCTACGCGGGCAACGACCTGGACGAGATGGGGCAGGACAGCGTCCGCAAGACGGACGAGTACCTGGAGAAGGCGCTGGAGTACCTGTGCCAAGCCTTCCGG CTTAGCGAGGCCCAGCTCGCCCAGCTGACGCTTGCCCTGGGGACGACGCAGGACGAGAACGGGAAGAAGCAGCTCCCGGACTGCATCGTGGGCGAGGACGGGCTCATCCTCACGCCCCTGGGCCGCTACCAG ATCGTCAGCGGGCTGCGGCGCTTCGACGTCGAGTACCAGGGTGACTGGGAGCTGCAGCCCATCCGGAGCTACGAGATCGCCAGCCTGGTCCGCGCGCTCTTCCAGCTGTCGTCCGCCATCAACCGCAGG TTCGCAGGCCAGATGGCGGCGCTGTGCTCGCGGGCTGACTTCCTGGGCAGCTTTTGCCGCTACCATCTCTTGGAGCCGGGGCTGTCAGGCCGGCGCCTGCTGAGCCCGGTGGGGCGGGGCCACGCTGCCAGCCGCACGCGGGGCCCGCGGCTCAGCCTGCGCTTCCTGGGCAGCTACCGGACGCTGCTGTCGCTGCTGCTGGCCTTCTCGGTGGCCTCCCTGTTCTGCGTGGGGCCTCTGCTCTGCGCCCTGCTCCTCGTGCTGGGCTACATCTTGTACGCTGTGGCCATGACGCTGCTGACCGAGCGTGGCAAGCTGCACCAGCTCTGA
- the SMPD4 gene encoding sphingomyelin phosphodiesterase 4 isoform X3 produces the protein MTTFRRLVAEWWPPSLKLRVPRWPPKTAAPDPARQAAMAFPHLQQPSFLLASLKADSINKPFAQRCQDLVKVIEDFPAKELQSVFPWLVESIFGSLDGVLPGWSLRWLQGRVSPVEHSVALEFLDPGGPMMKLVYKLQAEDYKFDFPVSYLPPPPGALHVRTSDCAYFILVDRYLAWFLPTEGSVLPPLSSPGGPSPSPAPRTPAMPFASYGLHHTSLLKRHVSHQTSVNADPASHEIWRSETLLQVFVEMWLHHYSLEMYQQMQAPHAKLEVLHYRLSICTALHSPAHPSLQALHAHQEAFMPTEEHVLVVRLLLKHLHAFSNSLRPEQASPSAHSHAASPLEEFKRAAIPRLVQQKLYLFLQHCFGHWPLDASFRAVLEMWLSYLQPWRYAPERQAPGSGCQARGVSERWAPFVQENLLAYTKLFLGFLNRALRTDLVSPKNALMVFRVAKVFAQPNLAEMIQRGEQLFLEPELGVPQRQHRLFAAPSFAGGFLSSWPPAVTDASFKVKSHVYSLEGQDCKYTPMFGPEVRALVLRLAQLITQAKQTAKSLSDQSGEGAAGRPFLSWLGFYPADSNGSYAGNDLDEMGQDSVRKTDEYLEKALEYLCQAFRLSEAQLAQLTLALGTTQDENGKKQLPDCIVGEDGLILTPLGRYQIVSGLRRFDVEYQGDWELQPIRSYEIASLVRALFQLSSAINRRFAGQMAALCSRADFLGSFCRYHLLEPGLSGRRLLSPVGRGHAASRTRGPRLSLRFLGSYRTLLSLLLAFSVASLFCVGPLLCALLLVLGYILYAVAMTLLTERGKLHQL, from the exons ATGACGACATTTCGGCGCCTAGTCGCCGAATGGTGGCCTCCGTCCCTGAAGCTGCGGGTTCCTCGG TGGCCCCCTAAGACGGCCGCTCCGGACCCTGCGAGGCAGGCTGCCATGGCATTCCCCCACCTGCAGCAGCCCAGCTTCCTGTTG GCCAGCCTGAAAGCCGACTCTATAAACAAGCCCTTTGCGCAGCGCTGCCAAGACTTGGTTAAAGTCATCGAGGACTTTCCAGCAAAG GAGCTGCAGAGCGTCTTCCCGTGGCTGGTCGAGAGCATCTTCGGCAGCCTGGATGGCGTCCTGCCCGGGTGGAGCCTGCGCTGGCTGCAGGGCCGTGTGAGCCCCGTGGAGCACAGTGTGGCCTTGGAGTTCCTGGACCCTGG AGGCCCAATGATGAAACTGGTGTATAAGCTTCAGGCCGAAGACTATAAGTTTGATTTTCCTGTCTCCTACCTGCCC CCGCCCCCCGGGGCCCTCCATGTCCGCACCTCCGACTGCGCCTACTTCATCCTGGTGGATAGGTACCTGGCGTGGTTCCTGCCCACGGAAGGCAGCGTGCTGCCCCCGCTCTCCAGCCCGGGGGGGCCCAGCCCCTCGCCGGCTCCCAG GACGCCGGCCATGCCCTTCGCATCCTACGGCTTGCACCACACCAGCCTCCTGAAGCGGCACGTCTCCCACCAGACGTCGGTGAATGCGGACCCCGCCTCCCACGAGATCTGGCGGTCGGAGACGCTGCTCCAG GTGTTTGTGGAAATGTGGCTCCATCACTACTCTCTGGAGATGTACCAGCAGATGCAGGCCCCTCACGCCAAG CTGGAGGTCCTGCACTACCGGCTCAGCATCTGCACCGCCCTCCACAGCCCCGCCCACCCCAGCCTCCAGGCTCTCCACGCCCACCAA GAGGCCTTCATGCCCACGGAGGAGCACGTGCTGGTCGTGCGGCTGCTGCTGAAGCACCTGCATGCCTTCTCCAACAGCCTGCGGCCTGAGCAGGCCTCGCCTTCCGCCCACTCCCACGCTGCCAGCCCCCTGGAGGAGTTCAAGAG GGCCGCCATCCCAAGGCTCGTCCAGCAGAAGCTGTACCTGTTCCTGCAGCACTGCTTTGGCCACTGGCCCCTGGACGCGTCCTTCAGAGCC GTGCTGGAGATGTGGCTGAGCTACCTGCAGCCCTGGAGATATGCGCCCGAGAGGCAGGCCCCGGGCAGCGGCTGCCAGGCCCGCGGCGTGTCGGAGAGATG GGCGCCCTTCGTGCAGGAGAACCTGCTTGCCTACACCAAGCTCTTCCTGGGCTTCCTGAACCGCGCGCTGCGCACAGACCTCGTCAGCCCCAAGAACGCGCTCATGGTGTTCCGCGTGGCCAAGGTCTTCGCGCAGCCCAACCTGGCCGAGATGATCCAACGGG gcgagCAGCTGTTCTTGGAGCCCGAGCTCGGCGTCCCGCAGCGGCAGCACCGGCTCTTCGCAGCGCCCTCCTTCGCCGGCGGCTTCCTTTCGTCATGGCCGCCGGCCGTCACCGACGCCTCCTTCAAGGTGAAGAGCCACGTGTACAGCCTGGAGGGCCAGGACTGCAAGTACACGCCGATGTTCGGACCCGAGGTGCGGGCGCTG GTCCTGCGTCTGGCGCAGCTCATCACACAGGCCAAGCAGACGGCCAAGTCCCTCTCAGACCAGAGCGGGGAGGGCGCGGCCGGCCGCCCCTTCCTGTCCTGGCTGGGCTTCTATCCCGCGGACAGCAACGGCTCCTACGCGGGCAACGACCTGGACGAGATGGGGCAGGACAGCGTCCGCAAGACGGACGAGTACCTGGAGAAGGCGCTGGAGTACCTGTGCCAAGCCTTCCGG CTTAGCGAGGCCCAGCTCGCCCAGCTGACGCTTGCCCTGGGGACGACGCAGGACGAGAACGGGAAGAAGCAGCTCCCGGACTGCATCGTGGGCGAGGACGGGCTCATCCTCACGCCCCTGGGCCGCTACCAG ATCGTCAGCGGGCTGCGGCGCTTCGACGTCGAGTACCAGGGTGACTGGGAGCTGCAGCCCATCCGGAGCTACGAGATCGCCAGCCTGGTCCGCGCGCTCTTCCAGCTGTCGTCCGCCATCAACCGCAGG TTCGCAGGCCAGATGGCGGCGCTGTGCTCGCGGGCTGACTTCCTGGGCAGCTTTTGCCGCTACCATCTCTTGGAGCCGGGGCTGTCAGGCCGGCGCCTGCTGAGCCCGGTGGGGCGGGGCCACGCTGCCAGCCGCACGCGGGGCCCGCGGCTCAGCCTGCGCTTCCTGGGCAGCTACCGGACGCTGCTGTCGCTGCTGCTGGCCTTCTCGGTGGCCTCCCTGTTCTGCGTGGGGCCTCTGCTCTGCGCCCTGCTCCTCGTGCTGGGCTACATCTTGTACGCTGTGGCCATGACGCTGCTGACCGAGCGTGGCAAGCTGCACCAGCTCTGA